The following proteins are encoded in a genomic region of Candidatus Edwardsbacteria bacterium:
- a CDS encoding pyruvate kinase alpha/beta domain-containing protein has protein sequence MEYKYFAMPGPANTEETLRLALSRARELGIKNILVATTTGATALKAAELFSGFNLVAVTHSAGFSAKDSQELTAENRSALEREGVKILTCQHALGGVNRAVRRKLNTYQMDEIIAYTLRTMGQGFKVCLEMALMAADAGLVSVQQQAVAIGGTGSGADTAVVLTPANAQDFFDLKVHEVICKPRNI, from the coding sequence ATGGAATATAAATATTTTGCCATGCCCGGCCCGGCCAACACCGAAGAGACCTTGCGGCTGGCCCTGTCCCGGGCCCGGGAGCTTGGCATTAAGAACATCCTGGTGGCCACCACCACCGGGGCGACGGCCCTTAAGGCCGCCGAACTGTTCTCCGGATTCAACCTGGTGGCGGTGACCCATTCGGCCGGCTTCTCGGCCAAGGATTCACAGGAATTGACGGCTGAGAATAGAAGTGCGCTGGAAAGGGAAGGCGTTAAGATACTTACCTGCCAGCACGCCTTGGGGGGCGTCAACCGGGCGGTCAGAAGGAAGCTCAATACCTACCAGATGGACGAGATCATCGCCTACACCCTGCGAACCATGGGTCAGGGCTTCAAGGTCTGCCTGGAGATGGCGCTGATGGCGGCCGACGCCGGGCTGGTCTCGGTCCAGCAGCAGGCCGTCGCCATCGGCGGCACCGGCAGCGGGGCCGACACTGCGGTGGTGTTGACCCCGGCCAACGCCCAGGATTTCTTCGACCTCAAGGTCCACGAGGTGATCTGCAAACCACGCAATATATAA
- a CDS encoding Gfo/Idh/MocA family oxidoreductase, translated as MSKLKVGVIGVGSLGQHHARVYSEIKEVELVGVADSDPQRAEEIAAKHKTKAFSDYRELLKATQAVSVVVPTSLHYQVAKEVIASGNHLLLEKPITARIAEAEELVKLAEERAIKLQVGHIERFNPAIRAASAHIDDPKFIECTRIAPFVSRGTDVPVVLDLMIHDIDIILSFVRSPLKNISAIGFNLISEKEDIANARLEFVNGCVANVTASRISAKKERKIRFFQRNAYINVDYMKPEARVYKLKGDPKGMLDLAKMVEYHELKIDKIEPLKAELSAFIDCVTGDSVPLVTGQDGLMALTVAGDILETIEKHKFQFSQ; from the coding sequence ATGTCAAAGCTAAAAGTGGGCGTCATCGGCGTGGGCAGCCTGGGCCAGCACCATGCCCGGGTCTACTCCGAGATCAAGGAGGTCGAGCTGGTCGGGGTGGCCGACAGCGATCCCCAAAGGGCCGAAGAGATCGCCGCCAAGCACAAGACCAAGGCCTTTTCGGATTACCGGGAATTGCTGAAAGCTACCCAGGCGGTCAGCGTGGTGGTGCCCACCAGCCTGCACTATCAAGTGGCAAAAGAGGTGATTGCATCCGGCAATCATCTGCTGCTGGAAAAGCCCATCACCGCAAGGATCGCCGAAGCGGAAGAATTGGTAAAGTTGGCCGAAGAAAGGGCGATCAAATTGCAGGTGGGCCATATAGAGCGCTTCAACCCGGCCATTCGGGCCGCCTCCGCCCATATCGACGACCCCAAATTCATCGAATGCACCCGGATCGCCCCCTTCGTCTCCCGGGGCACCGACGTGCCGGTGGTGCTGGACCTGATGATCCACGACATCGACATCATCCTTTCCTTCGTCCGTTCCCCGCTGAAGAACATCTCGGCCATCGGCTTCAACCTGATCAGCGAGAAGGAGGATATCGCCAACGCCCGTCTGGAGTTCGTCAACGGCTGTGTGGCCAACGTCACCGCCTCTCGGATCTCGGCCAAGAAGGAGCGCAAGATCCGCTTCTTCCAGCGCAACGCCTACATCAACGTCGACTACATGAAGCCGGAGGCCCGGGTCTACAAACTAAAAGGGGATCCCAAGGGCATGCTGGACCTGGCCAAAATGGTGGAATATCATGAGCTGAAGATCGACAAGATCGAACCGCTCAAGGCTGAACTGTCCGCCTTTATCGACTGTGTGACCGGCGACTCGGTTCCGTTGGTGACGGGACAGGACGGACTGATGGCGTTAACGGTGGCCGGGGACATTCTGGAGACCATCGAAAAGCATAAATTTCAGTTTTCACAATAA
- a CDS encoding cupin domain-containing protein translates to MSEIKISRPSKDELDQLGIAQWSSWECDPSEFDWQYPDRETAFVFKGKVVVTTDDGEKVEINAGDLVVFPKGLKCHWQVLERIEKVYKMGD, encoded by the coding sequence ATGTCCGAAATAAAGATATCCCGTCCCTCCAAGGACGAACTGGATCAGCTGGGGATCGCCCAATGGTCCTCCTGGGAATGCGATCCCTCGGAGTTCGACTGGCAGTACCCCGACCGGGAGACGGCCTTTGTCTTCAAAGGCAAGGTAGTGGTCACCACGGACGACGGAGAGAAGGTCGAGATCAACGCCGGAGATCTGGTGGTGTTCCCCAAGGGACTCAAATGCCATTGGCAGGTGCTGGAGCGGATCGAGAAGGTCTATAAGATGGGAGACTAG
- a CDS encoding methyltransferase domain-containing protein → MDEKEISAWAEASGISVEQAREYLKKLEPLDKKEADILREVFSGVNQPVLELSAGRGEFTRQLLEKYITPQGKLYTTERLPEVAEKLVQAIPDKRLEVLVSDSSTLPLPDGSAGLVISRAALHDFVSDDGDVVKALKDCVRVLVPGGTFVIYDKIKDGYQDVVTESAEGRMEKMNVELAALEGKVCWGLHYLKDYVRLMEQMGFADIKTSVLTMPDQPGYVRYMTGNLNERRAAYVKRWGENVHAVLDSLAADFQKTPPRALSMAFIWGKKN, encoded by the coding sequence ATGGACGAAAAAGAGATATCGGCCTGGGCCGAGGCCTCCGGGATTTCGGTGGAGCAGGCCAGGGAATACCTGAAGAAGCTGGAGCCGCTGGATAAAAAGGAAGCCGACATCCTGCGGGAGGTTTTCTCCGGAGTGAACCAGCCGGTATTGGAGCTCAGCGCCGGGCGGGGCGAGTTCACCCGCCAATTGCTGGAGAAATACATCACGCCCCAAGGGAAACTCTACACCACCGAAAGACTGCCGGAGGTGGCCGAAAAACTTGTCCAGGCAATACCCGATAAAAGGCTGGAAGTGCTGGTCAGCGATTCCTCCACCCTTCCCCTGCCCGACGGTTCTGCCGGGCTGGTGATCTCTCGGGCCGCCCTGCATGATTTCGTCAGCGACGACGGCGACGTGGTCAAGGCCCTTAAGGACTGCGTCCGGGTGCTGGTACCGGGCGGAACATTCGTCATTTACGACAAGATCAAGGACGGTTACCAGGATGTCGTAACCGAATCGGCCGAGGGACGGATGGAAAAAATGAATGTCGAACTGGCGGCATTGGAGGGCAAGGTCTGCTGGGGCCTGCATTATCTGAAGGATTACGTCAGACTGATGGAGCAGATGGGCTTTGCCGATATCAAGACCTCCGTCCTGACGATGCCGGACCAGCCGGGATATGTCAGATATATGACCGGCAACCTGAATGAACGAAGAGCGGCCTATGTCAAACGCTGGGGAGAAAATGTCCATGCCGTCCTGGACAGCCTGGCGGCAGATTTTCAGAAAACCCCGCCCAGAGCCCTTTCCATGGCCTTTATCTGGGGAAAGAAGAATTAA
- a CDS encoding TRAP transporter TatT component family protein translates to MKKAVLLLLAGLLLVGPALAQPGFDEAQDLWTDRGNQSSLEKAIAVYEKAYQTNPSYPLAERLAYAYYFLADAFLEGDAKADNYYQGHEWGLTSLKYNGEFKKLTEVDKRSMGDAVSVLGREYAGGIFWTATCIGKWGKMKGIFKTVKSSKQARKMVEHLYQLDKTYYYGGPARWLGAYFALAPGMFGGDMKKSKQMYDEALQMAPDYFATSVLMAENYASKIKDRQMYDQLLDKVLSSPAGIIPEILPEQVVEQKKAQKLKEEKF, encoded by the coding sequence ATGAAGAAAGCTGTTTTGCTTCTGCTGGCCGGCCTATTGCTCGTCGGCCCGGCCCTGGCCCAGCCCGGTTTCGATGAGGCCCAGGACCTCTGGACCGACCGGGGAAACCAGTCCTCGCTGGAAAAGGCCATCGCCGTCTACGAAAAGGCCTACCAGACCAATCCTTCATACCCGCTGGCCGAGAGGCTGGCATACGCCTACTACTTCCTGGCCGACGCCTTTCTGGAGGGCGATGCCAAGGCCGATAATTATTACCAGGGCCACGAATGGGGCCTGACCTCGCTCAAATACAACGGCGAGTTCAAAAAACTGACCGAGGTGGACAAAAGATCCATGGGCGATGCCGTCTCGGTGCTGGGCAGGGAGTATGCCGGGGGGATCTTCTGGACCGCCACCTGCATCGGGAAATGGGGCAAAATGAAAGGGATATTCAAGACCGTCAAATCATCTAAGCAGGCCCGCAAGATGGTGGAGCATTTGTACCAGCTGGACAAGACCTACTATTACGGCGGCCCGGCCCGCTGGCTGGGGGCTTATTTCGCTTTGGCTCCCGGCATGTTCGGCGGGGATATGAAGAAGTCCAAACAGATGTACGACGAGGCCCTGCAGATGGCGCCGGATTATTTCGCCACCAGCGTGCTGATGGCCGAGAACTATGCCAGCAAGATAAAGGATCGCCAGATGTACGACCAGTTGCTAGACAAGGTCCTCTCCAGCCCGGCCGGCATCATCCCCGAGATCCTGCCGGAGCAGGTTGTGGAGCAAAAGAAGGCCCAAAAACTCAAGGAAGAGAAATTCTGA
- a CDS encoding GNAT family N-acetyltransferase, producing MPYIKKLWADPLSMAEVGGPIHLTEEQAAKWFSKMVSPGSKTDRYFLIFNQNDQPVGEISFHRYDPSTGTAEFNIKIEHCHRGQGYAKQAVPLILRYFFFDFGGKVMCDPVALDNQPGQKALIKLGFKKDASRQDVCLLKMTKEEFISIYGNK from the coding sequence ATGCCATACATCAAAAAGCTGTGGGCCGACCCCCTAAGCATGGCCGAGGTGGGCGGGCCCATTCACCTAACAGAAGAGCAGGCGGCCAAATGGTTCTCCAAGATGGTCTCCCCCGGAAGCAAAACAGACCGGTATTTTCTCATATTCAACCAGAACGACCAGCCGGTGGGCGAGATCAGCTTCCACCGCTACGACCCTTCTACCGGCACCGCCGAGTTCAACATCAAGATCGAACATTGCCACCGCGGCCAGGGCTATGCCAAGCAGGCCGTTCCCCTGATACTGAGATATTTCTTCTTCGATTTCGGGGGGAAAGTAATGTGCGACCCGGTGGCGTTGGATAACCAGCCGGGACAGAAAGCTTTGATCAAGCTCGGCTTCAAAAAGGATGCCTCGCGTCAGGATGTCTGTCTTTTAAAAATGACCAAAGAGGAATTCATCAGCATCTACGGAAATAAATAA
- the lepB gene encoding signal peptidase I, which yields MKKKRKPIIAAIFSLFFPGLGQIYNGQIIKGVGFCIFSYVLYLFAVTFLIRSFAGLIITIILTGFYYISVTVDAVVYATKFIDYIVKPYNRWYIYLLYIFITMIMSNILSGFIKAESFKIPNNGMAPTLEQGDYFIVDIKEHKYKRGDVVVHYSPSDKNKILVKRIVAIPKDTVLIIDKSLYINGRIQKEPSVIYEDTISIKAMPLPDISINDYQKAWENSYFETKPYVRDNFGPVIIPDGNYFLLGDNRDNSY from the coding sequence ATGAAAAAGAAAAGAAAACCCATCATAGCTGCCATTTTTTCGCTTTTCTTTCCCGGGTTAGGTCAAATTTATAATGGTCAAATAATCAAAGGTGTTGGATTTTGTATTTTTTCTTATGTTTTATATTTATTTGCAGTAACTTTTCTGATACGTTCATTTGCAGGGTTGATAATAACTATTATTCTAACTGGGTTTTATTATATATCTGTGACAGTTGATGCGGTTGTTTATGCTACTAAATTTATTGACTATATCGTGAAACCATATAATAGATGGTATATATATTTGCTTTATATATTTATAACAATGATTATGTCAAATATCTTAAGTGGCTTTATAAAGGCCGAGTCATTCAAAATACCAAACAATGGTATGGCACCTACATTAGAGCAAGGTGATTATTTTATTGTAGACATTAAAGAACACAAATACAAACGAGGGGATGTGGTTGTTCATTATTCCCCGAGCGATAAAAATAAAATTCTCGTTAAAAGAATTGTGGCGATTCCCAAAGATACTGTTTTGATCATAGATAAATCCCTTTATATTAATGGCCGAATTCAAAAAGAGCCATCTGTCATTTATGAGGATACGATATCTATTAAGGCCATGCCCTTGCCAGATATTTCTATCAATGATTACCAAAAAGCGTGGGAAAATTCATATTTCGAAACAAAACCTTACGTTCGTGATAATTTTGGACCAGTAATTATACCGGATGGCAATTATTTTCTTCTCGGAGACAATAGAGACAATTCGTAC
- a CDS encoding DUF362 domain-containing protein — MPSKVYFANFRETSERNMFDKIDLLLDQLPLSSVFQKGDLVAVKVHFGERGNTAFIPSYYVRRVVDKIRESGGKPFVTDANTLYVGSRSNSVDHLETAAMHGFTRDTLGCPVLIADGLRGGAYVEVEIDGKHFKKVKLAHDLVRADSIVCVTHFKGHELAGFGGSIKNLGMGGGARGGKLAMHSDIAPQIKAEKCIACGKCAANCPADAIAIGKYAVIDPKKCIGCGSCIVVCPTHAARNGWDSGAQKMQEKMVEHLAGFVKHKKDRIAYLNFIMNVSPACDCYGHADHPIVPDLGIAASLDPVAVDAASNALVMAAPGHRDSELKKALDPGSDKFRDIYPDTDWNVQLDHAEKMGLGSKKYELVIQG, encoded by the coding sequence ATGCCCAGCAAAGTATATTTCGCCAATTTCCGGGAGACCTCCGAACGGAACATGTTTGACAAGATCGATCTCCTGCTGGACCAGCTTCCCCTCTCCTCGGTCTTCCAAAAGGGCGACCTGGTGGCGGTCAAGGTGCATTTCGGCGAGCGGGGCAACACCGCCTTCATCCCCTCCTACTACGTCCGCCGGGTGGTGGACAAGATCAGGGAATCCGGCGGCAAGCCTTTCGTCACCGATGCCAACACCCTCTATGTCGGCTCCCGTTCCAATTCGGTGGACCATCTGGAGACCGCCGCCATGCACGGCTTCACCCGCGACACCCTGGGCTGCCCGGTGCTGATCGCCGACGGTCTGCGGGGCGGGGCCTATGTCGAGGTGGAGATCGACGGCAAGCACTTTAAGAAGGTCAAGCTGGCCCACGACCTGGTCAGGGCCGATTCAATAGTCTGCGTGACCCATTTCAAGGGGCACGAGCTGGCCGGCTTCGGCGGCTCCATCAAGAACCTGGGGATGGGCGGCGGGGCCAGGGGCGGCAAGCTGGCCATGCACTCAGACATCGCCCCGCAGATCAAGGCCGAAAAATGCATCGCCTGCGGCAAATGCGCCGCCAACTGCCCGGCCGACGCCATTGCTATCGGCAAATATGCCGTGATAGACCCAAAAAAGTGCATCGGCTGCGGATCCTGCATCGTGGTCTGCCCCACCCACGCCGCCCGCAACGGCTGGGACAGCGGGGCCCAGAAGATGCAGGAGAAGATGGTGGAGCACCTGGCGGGCTTTGTGAAGCACAAGAAGGACCGGATCGCCTATCTGAATTTCATCATGAACGTCTCCCCGGCCTGCGATTGCTACGGCCACGCCGACCACCCCATCGTGCCGGACCTGGGCATTGCCGCCTCGCTGGACCCGGTGGCGGTGGACGCCGCCAGCAACGCCCTGGTGATGGCCGCGCCCGGGCATCGGGATTCGGAGCTGAAGAAGGCCCTGGATCCGGGCAGCGATAAGTTCCGCGACATCTACCCCGATACCGACTGGAATGTCCAATTGGACCATGCCGAAAAGATGGGGCTGGGAAGCAAGAAATATGAGTTGGTAATACAGGGATAA
- a CDS encoding CDP-alcohol phosphatidyltransferase family protein, whose translation MNIPNMLSLSRIALMPAVLFCLRKEQTVPLLILMLIAVASDYFDGYFARKKNQISSLGKILDPLADKICLNSMVLALSLWRGFPWWATGLIILRDVLILAGGFLMINKTKEIPVSNWPGKFAVTFLSAAIFFYVLNWQPWGLYLLYASLLLILVSGIIYLRKILGQSKRTPPLPLP comes from the coding sequence ATGAATATCCCCAACATGCTCTCCCTGTCGCGCATCGCCCTGATGCCGGCGGTATTATTCTGCCTCCGGAAAGAACAAACGGTCCCGCTGCTGATACTGATGCTTATAGCGGTGGCCAGCGACTATTTCGACGGCTATTTTGCCCGCAAAAAAAACCAGATTTCCTCCCTGGGAAAGATCCTGGATCCCCTGGCCGACAAGATCTGCCTGAACTCCATGGTCTTGGCCCTTTCCCTGTGGCGGGGCTTCCCCTGGTGGGCTACCGGACTGATAATATTGCGCGACGTCCTGATCCTGGCCGGCGGGTTTTTGATGATCAACAAAACCAAGGAAATCCCCGTCTCCAACTGGCCGGGGAAGTTTGCGGTCACTTTTCTTTCGGCTGCCATATTTTTCTATGTACTCAATTGGCAGCCCTGGGGTCTTTATCTGCTGTATGCTTCGCTTTTGCTGATCCTGGTATCGGGGATCATATATCTAAGAAAAATTCTCGGGCAGTCAAAGAGGACCCCACCCCTGCCCCTCCCCTAA